The region ACAGGTACGGGTTTGGGGGGCACTCACCCAAGGATGCAAGGGAGCAGCCCTAACGAATTTAGCGGAACTGGCGGCCAGTGGTGTGGTTGGTTTTTGTGATGACCGCGGATTGACCCATTGGCCCTTGCTACAGCGGGCACTGACCTATGTCCAGCCCCTGGAAAAACCCGTTGCCCTTTGGCCCTTTGACTCGGCCTTGGCGGCCAGTGGTGTGGCGCGGCAAAGTGGGGTCGCCACGCGTCTAGGATTGGTGGAGCAACCGGTCTGCTGTGAAACCATTCCCCTATTGGCGATTTTGGAATTGGCACGCACGGTCTCAACACCGATTCACCTCATGCGCCTGTCCACTGCTCGCAGTGTCGAGATTCTCGCTCAGGGCAAACCCGAACAGGTGAGTGCCAGTGTGTCTTGGCTGCATCTACTTTTTGAGGTTGAGGATTTAGCCAACTATGATCCGAATCTCCGCCTTGACCCACCCCTAGGAACGGCCAGCGATCGCCAAGCGTTGATTGAAGGAATCAAAACCGGGATCATTGAGGCGATCGCCATTGACCACACCCCCCTGCTCTACGAAGAAAAAATGGTTTCCTTTGCCGAGGCCCTCCCCGGCGCCATTGGCCTTGAATTAGCCCTACCGGCTCTGTGGCAGGAACTGGTTGCCAAGGAGTACCTGAGTGCCCTCGAGCTTTGGCACGCCCTCAGCACGGCACCAGCGCGTATTTTGGGCATTGAGCCCCCCCGCCTAGAACCCCACAGTCGTAACTTTGTTCTCTTTGATCCCAGCGCTACTTGGACAGTCACGCACCAAAGCCTGCGATCGCGCGCCCGTAACACCCCCTTTTGGCAGCAATCCCTGCGGGGTCAACTGGTGCCCTTTTCGCCAAGCATCAGCTCTAGTCGTACCCAGCGGTCAAACTCCTCAGCAGTGAGATAGCCCAATTCCACAGCTGCTTCCTTGAGGGTTTTACCCTCACTGTAGGCCTTTTTCGCGACTGCCGCCGCCTTGTCGTAGCCTATGTGGGGATTGAGAGCCGTCACCAACATGAGCGATCGCTCCACATAGGCTTGAATTTGCTGCCGATTGGGCTCAACTCCCACTAAGCAATGGTCGGTAAACGATTGAGCTGCATCACTCAGAAGGGCAATAGATTGCAGCACATTGTAAATGATCAAGGGCTTATAGACATTTAACTCAAAATTTCCTTGACTGCCCGCTATTCCCACGGCTGCATCGTTGCCCATCACCTGCACACACACCATCGTTAAGGCTTCGCATTGGGTGGGGTTCACCTTGCCGGGCATAATTGATGACCCCGGTTCATTGGCGGGTAACCTCAATTCCCCCAGACCACAACGCGGTCCCGATCCCAACCAACGAATATCGTTGGCGATTTTCATCAGGGCGGCAGCCAGGGTTTTTAGAGCACCACTGAGCATCACTAGGGGATCGTGGGCTGCCAAGGCGGCAAAGGGGTTTTCAGCTTTACGAAAGGGATACCCCGTCATTTGCGCTAATTCTGCTGCCACGCGATCGCCAAAACCAGCGGGTGCATTCAACCCCGTCCCCACCGCTGTAGCGCCAATGGCAAGGGGATACAGATGCTGCAGGGCATATTCAATATGGGCTTGAGCGGCCGCAATTTGACTGGCGTAACCGCTGAATTCCTGGCCTAGGGTCAAGGGAACGGCATCCATTAAATGGGTACGGCCAATTTTGATAATCTCTGCAAAGGCAGCCGCTTTTTCCTGCAAGACCGTCAAGAGATGGCGTAGCGTTGGCAGCAGGCGCTCCTGTAGGGCAAGGACTGTGGCAACATGCATGGCCGTGGGAAAGGTGTCATTGGAGGACTGGCTACAATTCACATGATCGTTGGGATGGATGGGGCTTTTGCTCCCCTTAACGCCTCCCGCCAGCTCAATGGCACGGTTAGCAATGACCTCATTGACATTCATATTCGTTTGGGTGCCGCTACCCGTCTGCCAGATGGCGAGGGGAAACTGATCATCCCACTGTCCGGCAATAACTTCATCGGCGGCTTGAATGATCCATTTGGCTTTCTCAGGGTCTAAAACTCCTAAATCACGGTTGGCGATCGCCGCCGCCTTTTTGAGCCGTGCCATGGCATGGATCACCGCTAGGGGCATTCGCTGACTGCCAATGGCAAAGTGCTTGAGGGAACGCGCCGTCTGAGCACCCCAATAGCAGTCCGCAGGCACCTCAACGGCACCGAGGGAATCGTATTCTAGGCGAGTGTCAGTTGTCATGCAGAACTATTCAACCAATCGTTAATAGAAAATTAACCCAACTAACTGCCAATTACTTCCTTAAGGGACGGCATCGCTGACACCATGACGCTTAAGACTGGCCATTAATACACGATTAATACGGACAATATTAATACAGAATTAATACAGACAATGTGGCATCCTTCTTTAAAGGCTCTAAATCGCTGGGCAATCCTTGCCCCCTATCAGCTGGCACAGGCGGTTGATACTGTGCGAAGCTAAGTAGGGGGTCAACCCGTTTGCAGTCCTCAACCCCATCCTCAGGCGTCCGAAGGGGAATGGTTGTCATCGGCAGACGCCTGCTTAGCCACTTTTGAGCACTTCAGGGTTCATAGTACAGCCCTTTTCCCCGGGACGAAACAGGCTCAAAATTCTAAGAATCACTAGAGGGCAGATTGATTTACATCCCCTTTGTATTCCATAGTTTTAGACCAGGGCTGTCTTCCCACTCCTTGGCTGTTGCTCTGGCAACCGAGATGAGCCGAATCATATCCTAAAAGGATTTTGAGAAAGTCAATATCAGACTGTGGAGGTAGGGCGCGGGCGACCGATGGTGGCGATCGCTCCCCTGGAACTGCTGACCAATAGCTACGGCCTTTATGGGATTGCTAAACATCGGCAAGGAGAGGTTCCCATGGGTGCCCGTCGGATTTTTAGCCAAAATGACGCGGTTACCAATGTCAGTGGCACGATCGCCGGCGGGCGGGTTGTCCCCTTCCAGTCCCCCTATTTTGATTGGATGGTGGGGGTTGGCATTGCTGGCTTTGTCCTTTAGGAAGGTGCCATTGTGGGGGTGCAAGGGAAGCGGTGGTGAACCCCCCTGTAGAATTAGGTAGGGTTACTTTTGGGGAAATCGCCTGTGAGCGCACCAGCGATCGCCATCATTGACTATGATATGGGAAATCTGCACTCCGTCAGCAAAGCCCTTGAGGTCGTCGGCGCGAGGCCCCTCATTAGCGATCGCCCCGCGGAGATTTTCGCAGCGGATGCCGTGGTACTTCCCGGCGTTGGGGCCTTTGATCCCGCCATGGCTCGGCTTCAAGAGCGAGAATTGGTACCCGTCATTGAGCAGATCATTGAGCAGGGGATGCCCTTTTTGGGGATTTGCCTTGGTCTCCAAGTGCTCTTTGAATGTAGTGAAGAAGGAACAGAACCTGGTCTTGGCATTTTTGCAGGTAAAGTCAAACGCTTTCAGTCTGAACCTGGCCTTACAATTCCCCACATGGGCTGGAACCAACTGACCTTGAGGCCATCTGCCTCTCCCCTTTGGCAACATCTACCCCCGAGCCCTTGGGTTTATTTTGTCCACTCCTACTTTGTTGCCCCTGAGGATCCGTCATTAGTGGCCGCAACGGTGTGCCATGGTCAGCAAACGGTCACGGCAGCGATCGCCCGCAACAACCTATTTGCTTGTCAATTTCACCCCGAAAAGTCCGGCGCTGTGGGTCTGCAATTGCTGCGCAACTTTGTTGCCTTGGTTAAAGATTGATACCGAATGCTCTTGAGTCTTAAATCTATTGACTCTATTGAAGAAGCGGCAGGCCGTTGGCCTAACGGTACCCATAAAAGCGAGTGGCAAAGTTCTGCGATCGCGTGGGAGACAGTTGACGTGCTTTCAAAATAGCAGCAGTGAGAAAGACATAGGCGACACTCCCCACCACTGCCAAACCCATCGGGCCAAAACGGGCAGCAGCCGTGTTCCAAAGGGCGTGGAGGCCGGCGGCAAGACCAAGGCCAACGGTTAAAATCAAGGCAGCGCGACGGGGTCGCAAGACACTCAGCCCCACACAATAGCCTAAATAGCCCGTGTAGGCCATATGCCCCGTCAATGACCCCAACACCCGCGGAATGAGCACTTGCAAACCGGCTAAATCACCAAATTGACCCGCAATACTGGGGACGTACTGCCCAAGGGTTTCTGTCCAGGTAAAACCGAGGCCGGCAGCCGCTCCCAAAAGAATGCCATCTAGGGGTTCCCATACCCCCACCTTTTGTTTCCAGGGGCGAGGGAGCCATCGCCCCAAGCCGTAGGCCACAACAATGGGTAAGGCCTTGAGTAGCTCTTCCATTAACCCGGCACCAATAAAGTTACGGCTGAATAACACCCAAAATGAAGGATGGGGGGGAAGCCGTTGAGCGGATAAGACTGTGCGGAAGAGATAGATCATCGCTGGCAAAATTGGGCTTTGGAGAATTAAAATTTCCAGCGTCAACGTGCCAAGTAAAACCCATATCGGTTTGGGTTTGCCACAGAGTTGATAGATGAAGTAATAGGCAGCACTCCCTAAGTAGAGCGCCAAGATGACTTTGAAGGCATCGGGGGAGCCAGCGGTGGCAAAGAGGAGGATGACCGCAACAACAGTAACCATCCCCGGAGCTAGATAGGCTTTGCGTACCCAGTCGGGATGAACCGCAAAAACGGGCAGAAGTTGGGTGAGGGTGAGGGGTGGATCCGGCTGGGTGCTCACGACTTCGGTGAGGGGGAGGTATTCGAGGACAAATTCGGGTCCTTGGCGCCCTAATTGAATGCGATCGCCCGCATTCAGCACCGTTAAGGTCTCCACCCGCTGTTGATTGACATAGGTACCATTGACACTCCCCAGGTCAGCGATCGCCCACACGGGAATCGCGCCCCGCTTTTGACAGGTGAGTTGGGCATGGTGGCGAGAAACAGAGGTATAGATGTGAGCGTCAAGGACAATATGACAGGTATTGGGATCACGGCCAATAATCGTCACATCCTCTTGGGAGAGCCAAAACTGCCCCATTTCTGGGGAGACTTGTCGCAGCACACCCGCATAGGTCAGCCTTGGATTGAGGGGAGAGCGATCGCGATTCATCAGTACCCGTGTCAACTGCAAGGGGACAATGCGAATCCCAAAGTCCTACCTGCTCAGCACTCACACTCACTATACACTGGCTGCTTCATGCTTCCTTTGATCGGCAGGGCGATCGCGCCAGCACAGGGAAGGGGAAAACTTGGCTAGTGCTTCCGAGGAGGGGTTTGCTTTGTACTAGCAGTTGACAAAGGTCAGTCCTTTGGGTGATGATAGAAGTCTGCTGATTCGGGGCTATAGCTCAGTTGGTAGAGCACTTCAATGGCATTGAAGGGGTCAGCGGTTCGAATCCGCTTAGCTCCATCCAACTTAAAAACTTAAACAGTCTGCTGGCGCAATCGCTGTAGTAACCTTTCTAAGTGATCTGGTAAAGGAGCGATCGCCACAATCTCTTGGCCACTACGGGGATGCTGCAATTGTAAGCGATAGGCATGGAGAGCTTGGCCAGGAAGCTTTACTTTTAGGGGGCTGCCGCGGCCATAGAGGGGATCCCCCAACAGCGGCCAACCTAAATGGGCGGCATGGACGCGGATTTGATGGGTGCGCCCCGTTTCTAGGCGAAACTCCACAAGCGCACAGTGGCGAAAGCGCTCCTTTACGTACCAATGGGTAATGGCAGTGCGGCCTTTTTCAGGGGGCACCACCGCCATCTTTTTGCGATCCACTGGGTGACGACCCAGGGGGGTGATGACGGTTCCACGGTCCTCACGGGGCTGGCCATAGACAACACCAAGGTAGTGGCGCTGCATTTGCCGTGTTTTCAATTGTTGTTGCAGATGGTGTAGGGCAAACTCGGTTTTAGCAACAACCATCACCCCAGAGGTGTCTTTGTCGAGGCGATGCACAATCCCTGGCCGCTGGACACCGCCAATGCCGGTCAAATCAGGACAATGGGCCAATAAGCCGTGAACGAGCGTACCGTGGCTATGACCGGGGGCAGGATGCACCACTAAGTCCACGGGTTTATTGAGAATCAGTAACTCCTCATCCTCATAGAGAATACTCAGGGGTAGGGGTTCAGGGACTAAATCCAATGGCTCTGGCGTAGGGAGCACGACCTCCAGTACCTCACCACCACTGAGGGGCTGATTTTTGCGATCGCAAACTTGGCCATTCAGGCGGACGTGCCCCTGTTGGATCAACTGCTGCCAGCGCGATCGCGAGAACTCAGGATGCTGTTGGGCAAGGAATGTATCGAGGCGATTGCCCCCCTTTTCGACCTTGAAGGTTAGCGATGTCGTCATGCCCCCCAACTACACCAGCGTATGCCCAAGGGCTAAACCCACTACTAGCATCCCTAAGACGAGAAAGGGTTGAGCACTGGCTTGGTACTTCACATCGTTTTTTAGGGGATCCCGCAGGAAGTACATATCCTGAAAGACAATTTGGGGAATAATCAGCAAAATCAGCAGCACCGCATAAAGATTGGCATGGATCGCCATCAGGTAGCCCGCAATCCCCAACTGGAAAATGTCAATCATCAGGACACAAATCCAAGCTGCCGTGGTAATGCCAAACATCACAGGTAGAGACGCCAAACCCAGTTGGCGATCGCCCTCAACACTTTTGAAGTCATTGACAATGGCAATCCCCAAGCCCGCCAGACTGTAAATCAAGGTCAAGATCACAATCGTTGGCGTCAATTCACCAAAAAGGGCGTGACCTGCCCACCACGGTAAGGCAATGTAGCTTGCCCCGAGGGCATAATTTCCCAGCCAACCATTCTTTTTCAGTTTCAGGGGCGGTGCAGAGTAAATATAGGCCAGAAAGCCGCCCAGTAAGGCAATTTTGGTCACCGGGAACGTGGCATGGTCAGACCATAGATCGAGTAGAACCGCTAGAGTCAAACCCGCAACCAAAAGGAAAATAATTTGGGCACGCACTTGATTAAGGGAAATGGCTCCCGAAGGAATGGGACGGTAGGGTTCATTGATGGCATCAATCTCGCGATCGTAGTAATCGTTGAGCGTTTGCGTATAGCCAGCCATCAAAGGCCCCGACAGGAGCATACAGGTGGCTGCCTTGAGAATATCCTCCAGACTCCATGTAAATCCCCCCGAGGAGGCCGCACCACAGACCACCCCCCAAATGAGGGGAATCCATGTAATCGGCTTCATCAATTGCAGGCGAATTTTCCAGATATTGGTCTCACCGCTTTTGGCACCCTTCATGCCCAGCAGTTGACGTGCCGCTGCTGTTGTACTTTCTGAAGAGGTGGACGTCGTCGTTGAATCGGGGGTTTCCGTCATAGGGCTTGTTGTGCTCAGCAATACCTCAATGATTATAGTCCTTTCACTTTCTTCCACCTAGGGGGATAATGTTGCCCTCTGACGTGGGGAGGATGTTAAGAGTTGTTCGCCTCAATTTGCCAATCGCCCGCAGTGTAGGTCAGGATAGAACCGAAACTGCCTTTAGCATCTTTCAGCGTCAGCGCAAGAGCCCCAATTGTGCCATGAGCCCTATCTCCATCCCTGATCCTCTTAAACGTGCTTTACCAGTGGTTATGGCAGCGGCGATCGCCACGGTTGGTGTCCTTGCCCTGCGGGTGGGTGGCTTTCTGCAACCCTTGGAATTAAGAGTCTATGACCAATGGCTGCGCTGGCGATCGACACCCGCCACTTCCCAGCGACTGCTGATTGTTGAGATTACCGAGGCCGACATTCAAACCCTCAAGCAGTACCCCGTTCCTGACGAAGTGCTCATTCAAGCGGTCAATGAATTGCAGGAGTATCAACCCAGGGTCATTGGCATTGATATTTTTCGCGATTTTCCGGTTCCCGATCGCTTCAAATTGCCAACCAATGGGTTGCCCTCCCTCGGACGGGTGATGATGACCCAGCCGAACACCGTCATTGTCTGTAAGGCAGGAAGCGAAGGGGATCCTGGAATTGCCCCCCCCGCTGGACTGCTAAATGATCAAGTGGGATTTGCTGACATTCCCATTGATGATGATAGCGTGGTGCGCCGTGCTATTTTAGCAACTCAACCAGAAGCTAATGATCGCTGTTCTACCCCTCAATCCTTTGCCCTTGCCTTGGCGCGTCTTTTTCTGGGGGTTAATCCCCAAGCCGTGACTGAGAATCGCCTTGAGTTGGGGACGGCTCGCTTTCAGTCCTTAACTCGCAACTGGGGAGGCTACAACAACCTAGACGCTGCCGGGTTTCAAATCCTGATCAACTATGCCCGCCCGACCCAGCCCTATGAAACAGTGACTCTGAGCGAAGTGCTAAGGGGTGAGGTGCTGCCCTCCAAGGTGCGCGATCGCGCCGTACTCATTGGCCTTACTGGCAGCAGCAGTAACGATAAGTTTTTGATCCCAATTACCCTGCCGGAGTACACCAACCGCCTTACCCCCGGTGTTGTGGTTCAAGCAGCTATCCTTGAAGATCTGCTAGCAGCAGCTCTTGATCATCGCTCCCCCATGGGTACATGGCCCCAGGAGGCGATCGCCCTTTGGATTCTCGCTTGGTCTGGCCTCGGTGCCTTGATCATCGCCAAAGGACACCGCTGGGTGATGGTGCCGCTATGGGTTGCTGGGGGACTGGGTCTTAGTGGCCTCACCTTTGTGCTCTTTTTACAGGGGACTTGGATTCCGCTAGTGGCCCCTCTCATTAGCTTTGGCAGTGGGGCAGTTTTGATGCTTGGCTACCGTGCCTTAAGTTCTGCCGAATCAATGTCTACCCCCTCTACGCCAACGGCTGTCCCCAATGGAACCTCCGCAACTCCCTTGGAGTTCATTACTGAAGGCATTAGTCAATCAACGACAGCTGAATCAGCCCCCATTTTGGAAATTTCCGAAGTCTTGCCAACGGAAGTTTCTCGCCTAAAGACGGATACCAACGCAACGGTCCTGCAACCGGAAACGGCAATTCCCTTCACCCCCATTGAACCCACCCCACCCCCTGGGGATAAATCCTCCACAGCACCCACTCTCCTCACCGCCATCGTGGATCAAATTTCGCCCACAGAAATTCCTGAGACACCACCCCAACCCATTAATGAGAGGGAAACCTTCCTACTGGTTCACCCTGACGACGCTGCAACGTCTGCCACCGAATTGCCAAAAACCCCTGAACCCACCCCCGTTGATCTTCCTGAAACCCAGGTGGGGGTTCCTGCCCCGCCGCCAACAGTCCCCTCAGGGATACCCTCACCACTGCCCCCTGATTTACCAGAAACCCAACTGCCGGTTCCCGAAGCCTTGAGAACAATGCCGCAGACCCCTAGCGTCCCCAGTCTCGATTTGCCTGAAACGCAACTGACGCTACCAGAGCCACCGACCACGCCAGAACTGCCCTCGACGCCACCAACTCAATTCACAACCAGTGCGGACTTGCCTGAAACCCAATTGTCGGTGCCTGAGTCCGTTCGTCCAGGAGAAGTTATCTCAAATCCCGTTACCCATGGGCACATCCCCGAAACGCTACCGGAGATCCCTGCAACGCCGCCGCAATTTGCAACCAGAGCAGACTTGCCTGAAAGCCAATTGTCAACGCCAGAGGCCCCCAAGGGAGGGCAACCGGAAAGACAGCCCTCTCACCCTGACTCCTTGACCTCGATGCCTGCGGATGCCACCCCGATTCCCCCTAGGACAGTCCCCTCACCTCCATCTCCAACCACAGAGACGGCAACACCGATGGGCACCGAACCCAAAACCACTGCCATTTCTGACATCACCGCAGAACCCAGTGAACCGCTGCCACAAACGGTTGGCGGACGCTACCGAATCCTAAGTCAACTGGGGCAAGGGGGATTTGGGCGCACGTTCTTGGCTGCGGATTTACACCTGCCGGATCATCCGATTTGCGTCGTCAAGCAGTTGGTGCCCTCCCGTAAGGATGAACGTTTTTTGGCCATTGCCCGTCGCCTCTTTCAGCGGGAAGCAGAAACCTTAGCCCAATTGGGTCAGCACCAGCGCATCCCTCGACTACTGGCCTACTTTGAGGAGGGGGGATATTTCTATCTCACCCAAGAGTATGTGGATGGCGAATCCCTCAAAGAGGAGTTTGAAAAGAAAATTACCCTCTCCCAAGGGGAAGCGATTGCGATTCTCAAGAGTATTCTGGAAATTTTGCAGTACGTGCATCAGTTTGGCGTCGTGCATCGGGACATTAAGCCCGCCAACATCATACGCCGCCGCAGTGATCAACAGCTGTTTTTGATTGACTTTGGCGCAGTCCGCCATGTCCAGCCAGAGGATTTGCTCCGGCATGGCAAATATACGATCTCGATTGGTACCCGTGGTTATGCTCCTAGCGAACAAATGGCAGGACGACCCGTAATTGCCAGTGACATTTACTCTTTGGGCATGGTGATTGTTGAAGGTCTGACGGGACTTGCCCCGATGGATTTGCCCTCTGATCCCGACAGTGGGGATCTTATCTGGCAGCCGGGACGGCATCTTTCACCGCAGTTTGTTGCCATTATCAATAAAATGATCAAGTATAACTTTCGCGATCGCTACCAGAGCGCTAGGGAAGTGCTCACTGACCTCGCCAAAGCTGGCCTATAGCCTCAAAGAGGGCATCATCTCGTCTGAGGGAACAGCTTTGGGCTTCGGATGGCCAACGTCAATCCTTGTGAAAAAAGGCTGTATGATAGAGAGTACCGTTTCCTTTTTTTAGCATTAGACACTTTGGAGGCATTGCAACGTGGCTGGAACGACAGGAGAACGACCATTTTCCGACATTATTACCAGTGTCCGTTATTGGGTGATTCATAGCATCACCATTCCGGCGTTGTTCATTGCTGGCTGGCTCTTTGTCAGCACCGGTTTGGCCTATGATGTGTTTGGCACCCCACGCCCCGATAGCTACTATGCTCAGGAACAGCGGTCGATTCCTCTTGTGACCGATCGCTTTGAAGCCAAACAACAAGTCGAAACCTTCTTAGAACAGTTGAAGTAGGATTGCCATGACCAGTAACACACCCAATCAAGAACCGGTTTCTTACCCAATTTTTACGGTCCGCTGGGTGGCCGTTCACACTCTTGCTGTGCCCACGATTTTCTTCCTCGGGGCGATCGCGGCAATGCAGTTTATCCAACGTTAGGAGGGTGCACCCATGGAACCGAATCCCAATCGTCAGCCGGTCGAACTGAATCGCACATCCCTGTACCTAGGGTTGCTGCTGATCTTGGTTCTTGCGTTGCTCTTTTCAAGCTACTTTTTTAACTAAATTTCTTCACCTATAACTGAATCTGCTTAGGAGGAATTGATGATGTCTGAAGGCGGACGCATTCCCCTCTGGATTGTGGCTACAGTGGCCGGCATGGGAGTGATTGTGATTGTGGGCTTGTTCTTCTACGGTGCTTATGCTGGTCTTGGCTCCTCTCTCTAGAGATGGGGGTCTTGGCGCGTGCGCAATTGTAGCCAGAGGAGTCCAAGGGTAACCCCCAAAAGTAGCGTTGCTGCAGCAGCGGCATAGCCAAAGTCAAATAACCCAAACGCCTGTTGGTAAATATAAAATACCAGCAGGTTTGTTGTATTCAGGGGGCCACCACCCGTTACCACATAGACTTGCTCAAAACTGCGTAACGTGAAAATCGTTGTTGTTACAAACACTAAAACTAAAGTGGGTCGCAGCCCCGGCAACGTAATGTAGCGAAATTGTTGCCAAGCATTGGCGCCATCGAGGAGGGCGGCTTCATAGCGATCGCGGGGAATCGTTTGCAACCCCGCCAAAAAGACGACCAAATTAAATCCCAACTGCTTCCAGCTACTGAGCAAAATC is a window of Thermosynechococcus vestitus BP-1 DNA encoding:
- a CDS encoding photosystem II reaction center protein J, with product MSEGGRIPLWIVATVAGMGVIVIVGLFFYGAYAGLGSSL